In a single window of the Insulibacter thermoxylanivorax genome:
- a CDS encoding small, acid-soluble spore protein, alpha/beta type — MSRRRRGVMSEELKTELAKDLGFYDQVQREGWGGITTKDAGNMVKRAIQLAEERLKQR; from the coding sequence ATGTCAAGACGCAGAAGGGGCGTCATGTCGGAAGAGTTGAAGACAGAGCTGGCCAAGGACTTGGGTTTCTATGATCAAGTCCAGCGTGAGGGCTGGGGCGGAATCACCACGAAGGATGCCGGCAATATGGTGAAGCGGGCGATCCAGCTGGCAGAAGAACGCCTTAAGCAGCGGTGA
- the veg gene encoding biofilm formation stimulator Veg yields the protein MARNSLSEIKQSLDAHVGQKILLRANGGRRKTIERVGVLEETYPSVFIVKLDQDQHAFKRVSYSYADILTESVEVTVISDEGQVRISYMQD from the coding sequence TAAGTGAGATCAAACAGAGTTTGGATGCGCACGTGGGACAGAAGATCCTGCTTCGTGCGAATGGAGGTCGTCGCAAGACGATTGAGCGAGTTGGCGTGCTTGAAGAAACCTACCCATCTGTTTTCATCGTCAAATTGGACCAGGATCAACATGCCTTCAAGCGAGTTTCGTACAGCTATGCCGATATTTTGACCGAATCGGTTGAAGTAACGGTCATCAGCGACGAAGGGCAAGTTCGCATTTCCTATATGCAAGATTAA